Below is a genomic region from Echinicola rosea.
AGTTTTCCCCACTCTCCAGAATATTGCTCAGGGCAATAAATTGAGCCGCTTGCCCAGAACTCACGGCCAGTGCAGCGACGCCTCCTTCCAATGCGGCCATGCGCTTTTCGAACACATCATTGGTGGGGTTCATGATTCGCGTATAGATATTGCCAAACTCCTTCAGCCCAAAAAGATTGGCACCATGCTCCGCCGAATTGAACACATAGGAACTGGTTTGATAAATCGGGACTGCTCGGGAATTGGTATTGGTATCGGGTTCATGCCCTGCATGAAGCTGTAGGGTTTCAAATTTTAAGCTGTTTTCAGACATATTGAATATGGTTATTTTAGAAGATTTATTCATCAGCTGGCATGGAAAACAGGTCCATCGCTGCTTTACCAAAATTAACAATAACCCACGTAATACAGTGGCTTTCCTGGCTAAATTATACAATTCGTCAGCCCGGTGGATGAGGATTTAAACGGATTTCTTAGGGCTTTATCTTACCCCCCTTATCGGTACCATGCTCCTGCAGGCACTTCCTCTTTGTTTCCTTCCTGATCCGTCCAGAAAAGCTCCAAGGATGGAGTTTGAGTTTCCTTCAAATAATAGATTTTTACTGGATGCAGTCCTTTTTCGAGTTGGACACTGCCTATGGGAGAATGGTCCGTAGCATAGTTTCCGTCCAATACACTTATATCATGGATCCTCATAAAAAAGTGACTTTCGCCCCTATTGGCCGAAAAGGTATATTTTCCATCTTCCGGAACGTCCAAATATCCTTGCCACATCACCAAGTTGCCTTTCGCGGGCGCCTCCTGAACAGCCAAGCGATTGACTTTCTTATTGGCAATAGCCTTCTGCGATAATTTAGGAATCCAGGGACTGTTGATGTCATAGGTTTTGGCGATCAGTCCTTTTTTAGGTTTCCTGATTTCCAGCGATGGTACCAAGGCTTCATCATAAGGTCGAGGGGCCTGCGCATCGGCTACCCGAAGGCGTAATGCCGCGGCTTTGAAGCTAGCCTGTAATGCCTCACGATCAGATGAAAGATCAGTTCCCTGCTGTGGATCTTTGGTCACATCATAAAGCTCAAAGTCATCCTCCTGCCCTTGGATATTATACCGAACACCGACCATTTCTCCCTGTCTGATCATCTGCATCTGTCCCCTTAATTTGCCTTGATGTGACTCCAGAAATTCTGCATATTTAGGGATTTTTCCTCCTTGTGCATATTCCACGTAAACCTGGCTAGGTTCCTGTTTTCCCTTTCCAGTCAAAGACGGTAACAGCGAAACACCATCCGTCCTGACTGGCACAGGAGCTCCTGCAGCATCTGCAAAGGTCGCCATCCAATCGTATGAAATACTGGGCGAATTTACCACAGTGCCCGCTTTGATGTGTATCGGCCAGTGAGCGATAGTGGCCGTTCTCAGTCCACCCTCATATACATCCCTTTTGATACCATCAAAATGGGCAAAGTTGTTGAAAAATTCAGGCGTATAAGCTACATATTCTTCTGGCAGATAGGATTCCCTAGAGGGGCCATTGTCAGAAGTAAATACGACCAAGGTATTCTCAGAAATTTCCAAATCCTCCAACAATTGCATCAAATCTCCCACTTGATCATCTATCCTCCTATTGACGGTCGCGTATCGTTTGTATGTATCCGGCCACGCTACTTCTGGCGTGGCCTCGTTCTTATCATGATCATAGGTGGCATTTGCAAATTCGGGATAGACAAAAGAGTCCACTTCCCCAGAAGCAGTATTGATCATCTTTCCTGCGTTTCCGAGCCACTGGATGCCTCCATTGAGCCCTCCACCGGCAGGATAATCCTGCGTGGGAAGTTCTAATACCGCATGCGGGGTATCATATGCCAAATACATAAAAAATGGTTGCTGGGAATCTTTCGCTTGGTGCTTGATGATAAAGTCCTTCGCCTTTGCCGTAAATAGGTCCCCGGTATAGCACTTATCCAATCCCTGTACGGTTTCATAGTTTTGATATACCTCCTTACTTCCACGGTACACGCCCTCTACGGGATAATGCTCATGACCATCTCGGTGCCTGATATACCCAAAGTATTGGTCAAAACCCACTTTCAGCGGATGGGTAGGCCAATCCGGCCCCTCTCCCTTGCCTTGCAGCCCCCATTTTCCTACGGCTACGGTCGTATAACGGGCAGACCGCAACACTTCGGCCATCGTGTGGTTTTTACCGATTTCTTTGTCAAATTGATTATCACGTACATGTGCATGTCCTTGGTTTACGCCCATCAATATAGAAGCCCGGGAAGGAGCACATACTGGCGCTGCTGCGTAATGATCGGTCATCATCGCACCTTGCATTGCCATTTTATCCAATTGGGGCGTCATAATCCAAGGCTCACTCCTATCATTTAGGGATTTTCGTTCATTTTGGAAAAACACTCCAATATCACCATACCCCAGATCATCTACCAAGATGAAGATGATATTTGGCTGTGAATCAGATTGGCCTTTTGCTGGCAAATTCCATATAAACGCCACAAAAAAAAACAGCAAGGAAATTCTCATTTTGGGGATTCGAATCATGATATTGATGATATGTTTTATGAATTGACAAATCTATATTCCGTCAGAATCCGAAGATAAAAAAATTTCGCAATCTTATCATTTAAAGTGAGATTAAAAAAGCAATGCGCTCTGCGGTTCACCTGCCATCAGCCAATTACTTTCCTGCTTTTGCCACATCATGAAAATGATCACTAACAAAGCGGTTTCATTTTTGAAAATCATTAAATAACTTAACCCACTAAACCTCAAATCGCAAAGGAAAGCCAATCGGAATCACAAATATATTTCTAACACAATATTGTACTAAAAAATGGATTGAATCTCGTGGTAAATCAACTTTTTTATTACATCTTGAATATTGAGTAATAAACAGTGTGCCAAAGATTTAAAATAAAAACATTCATTCCACCAGATGAAAACATTTTACCAACCCATATATAACCATTCAAAGGGTTCTTTCCGGAATAGCATGTAAACCGTAAGAATTGAATGAGCGAAAAAAACTTTAATCAGCAAAATAAAACCGATAAACTGAAGCTCCTATCTCTGGTAAGCCATGAGATAAGAACGCCTCTTCATGGTATAATCGGTCTAACAGAGCAGCTCCAGGACACTCCGCTTTCCGAAGATCAAAAATCCCTTGTGGACCACCTGATCCACACGGAGCGAATTTTGATGAACTTGATCAATGATGTACTGGATTATTCCAAACTTAAAAGTTCTGCTTTTGACATTCGACTTAAACCGGCCAGCATCCCCACCATTCTTGATGAACTAAAAACTCTTTTTGCCCCTTTGGCCGCTCAAAAATCACTGGATTTGGAAGTTTCCGTGGATGTGGACCCCGGGTATGTGAGGGTGGATATCCTAAGGCTGAAGCAAGTACTTTCCAATTTAATCAATAATGCTTTGAAGTTTACTGATGCTGGTTATATCCGGCTCAAATGCCAACAAATTACCTCTCCAAAAGAAAAAGAACTTCCCACGTATCGATTTACTGTAGAAGATTCTGGATCCGGAATACCTAAAGGAAAGGAATCGAGTATTTTCGAAGCGTACGGGCATTCCTCAAAGGTCAACAACCAAAACGGAACAGGACTTGGGCTGACCATTTCCAATATGATCTTGAATAATTTGGACAGTGAACTACAGTTGTCAAGACCTCCTGCTCCGGGTACGGGGGCCATTTTTTATTTTGACCTTGTATTGGAGCCCACAGAAACGGTTCCAAATACCGAGAAGAAGCAGTTGACGCATCAGTTTGGAGGTAAGCGTGCTCTTTTGGTGGATGATGACCCACTCGTTCAGAAAATTACTGCAAACATGCTAGAAAAAGAGGACATTTCTGTAAAAACCTCCTCCTCATTTAAAAATGCCATAAACATCCTTTCCCAACTCCAACCTGAGCTGGTCTTCATAGATTTGGTTTTAGGAGAAAACGACGGAGGAGAGCTGCTTAGGCATCTTAAAGAAGAAGGCATCTATTCGGGCCTATCCGTATGCATGACCGCATCCGAAAACAGCAAAGGTGAAATCCTGAAACTGGGTTTTGATGCAGTGCTCAGAAAACCTTTCAATCGTAGGGCCCTCGCCAGGGTACTCTCCGAACTCTCGAAATAGCCGTCATTTGGAATGGATTAAGCCAGGCACCTACCACTAAATCAACTGTTTTGACCAATAAACCTCAGTTCGATTATAAAACCGTCACTGCGAGGCTTAGAGGGAGGTCTGAGCGGGTGGAAGCCGTGGCAGCTCGCCGCGGCGAGTTGCCACACCCTTTTCCAACCCACATCCACCTAAAAAGGGTTCGCTATGAAGCTTTTAATGCTAAAAATAAGTCGAGCTCAGGTCAATAGGATTTCGGTTATGAAACCGGTAGCCATTCATTGCAAGCTATTTTATAATGAATGGAGCGTCGGAAATGGCCGCGGCGAGTTGCCACAAATCGCATCCAACGCGTCTCGAAGCGACGGTTTTCAAATCAAATGCAGGTTACCGGCAAAAAAATCCCCGCAAGCCTACTGTTTTAGTACGCTAGCGGGGTTGCTATTAGTCAGTCAGATAAAAAAATTACAAACCTATTTTTTGATACTTTGTGTGGCACAGCGCCAGATAAATTCATAGGGAGCTCCAAAGTGCTCACCGGACGTTTCTTCAGTATCCACCGCCTCTACGATGTATTGTCCTTTCCAAGGTGTTTCTACTTCGATTTCACCATTGGCATCTGTAGTATATTCCTTGGACCAACCCGTGGGGCCATCTACGGCTACGGTGACGCCTTCTTTTGCTTCACCTTTGAACAGGACTTTGAAGTGAAGTGGATTTTTAAGTCCTCCTTTATCAGGAGACGTCATCACCAGAGCCAAATCCGTCTTGGGGCCTTCCAGCGTAGTTTCTTTGGCTTTTCCGACCCACACTTGCGTGGCAGTATTAAACTGATAAACGTACTCACCACCGAGATCCTTTGCAGAATGACCGACTTGCAGACGATAGACACCGTCCATATTTGGGGTGAAACTGGCCGTGAAAAACGCTGCAGAAGCAGTGGTTTCCAATTGCGTTTTATTTCCCTGGGGATCGATGAGCCATAGCTCAAAGTCTTTTACGTCGGAATACCAGTCTTCCACTTTTTCAATCATTCCTTCTCCGTATTCACCATAATAGATCTTTACTTGCTGCTCCTGGCCCTTTTTGCCAGAGGTTTCCGTTTCGATCCAAAGAGCATGCGCCATCGCACATCCAAGATTGGCAAATAGTGCCAAAACAAATAATAAACTGAACTTTGTCTTCATTTTTTTATTGTCTATGTGAGTTATTTTCTCAGTAAATCATCAATCTGAAGTTGCATTTGAGCTTCGTTTAGGCTACCCTTTAGCCGGTAAAATTCCTCTTCTTTCAGTGTAAACTGGATGTCCATGTGATAGGTTTCGATCACGATCCGGTCCACTTCATCATAGAAGGGGCTATGGTCACTTTCGAAGGTCAGGTCCTCTATATAGCGACAAAACCCTCTAAAATCCACCTTACTAAAGCTCAACATGCACTGGCCATACATCAATCCTATCCTGCCGCAATGTTCACACCTTGTCAAGATAAAATTGTCCTTCATCATAATGACTTCTGGATTACAGTAATTCATGCCACCTTCAGTTTGATTTCACAAATAATTGGTGCCTGCAATGGAAGTGTTCACAAGTTACTTGCATGTACCCGATTGCGCAGAACGTATCCATACAGGACTTAATATCTTTGTATATATTTTCCTTGGTGTCAGGGCAGTAATTTAGCCCTGTCACCAAGGTGATCATTAAAATTTAAATCCTACACTCAGACGGGCATTTCGAGGAGCCTCTGCCTGATAATAGTAATAAGTAGCATATGCCGATCCAGAGTACAGGTACTCGTTTAGGAGATTGAACACATTGGCGCGAATGGTCAGATTGTCATTTTGCCACGATAGCCCACCGTCCAGCTTGAAGTAGTTTGGAAGAGACAACTGGTTTTCGGCGGCCCAAGTCCAAGTACTTCGATCACCCATAAAAGTAAATCCGGCAGAAAGTCCAAATCCTTCAAGCGCTCCATTTTGAATGGAATAGGTCAGCCACGCATTGGCCACATGTTTTGAAAAACCGGAAACGGGATTCCCCACTTGCGAAAACTGCTCTGGCCTTCCATCTTCGGTAATTTCAGAATCTGTATAGGCATAATTGGCAGTGACCACGAATCCAGGAAGAATCTCTCCCCTTGCATCAAACTCCACTCCCTGCGTGGTCGTCTGCGTCAGATAGGACAACTGTGATGTCGGGTTCTCTGGATCAGAAACCATTTGGTTATTTTTGAAGATTCTGTACAGTGAAAGTCCAGTGCTCCACTTGCCATTGAAGAAGTTACGCTTAAGGCCAAACTCCACGTTGTTTCCCGACAGTGGATCGACAGGTTCCCCTGTAATGGTCAAGCCCGTTTGTGGCACGAAGGTTTTGTCATACAATGCATATGCGGAGGTATTGTCATCAATGGAATAACTCAAGCCCACTCGTGGTGTCACTTTGCTGTCCTCGTCCACAGCACCATAGGAGCTCTGTGTGACATAGGTGTACCTCCCTGCCAAGGTCAGCCTTAAAGCGTTGTCGAAGAAACCAAGTTCGTCCTGCACATAAAATCCACTATAGGATTGTGTAATCGAAGTGGTATTGGCCCTTTGCCTTAGACTTCTGCTTCTGTCAAACTGCGGCAGCCCATTCACTGGAGCCCCATACACAGGGTTGTTCATATTAAAAAATCCCCCATTCGCGGAGTCCAATTGGTGGGACTGATTCCAGTCTGCGATGTATTCTTTGGTTCCCATATCAAACCCTGCCAAGATCCTATGGTTAACGGCACCGGTCTCTACCTCTCCGTTTACGAATACCTGACCAAAAGTATTTTGGTTTAGCGCATCCCATATGGAAACATATCGAAGCAAATTAGCATCGTCATCCACTGCGTTCAGCCACATGGAAGCCCCTTCCTGCTGGTAGTTGAAATGAGACAACTGGGCTGTTACTTTCCAGTTTTCATTAATCTGGTGTTGAAGGTTTGCTGTGATGTTATGGTCATCGATGACCGTTGGGTCCAGGCCTGGCTCTGCTATGGTGAAGCTTTGATCATAGATGCCATATCCTTCAGTCGAAAATACATAGGCAGCACCTACATTTGACATGTTTACATGCTGATAAATATACTCCAATGTCAACTTGGTTTTTTCGTCCAGTTGATAGCTTACGACCGGGGCTACGCTGTAGCGGTCAGTGAATGTATAATCCTGGAATGAATTCTGGGTCTGTCCCATGACATTAAGTCTATAAAGGAGCTTTCCATCCTGACTCAATTGACCATCTAGGTCTAACGTTCCCCTGTACAGGTCAAAACTACCAGTGGTAAGGTTCACTTCTCCACGGGTTACGCCTGTTGGCTTTTTGGTCACGACATTGTAGATACCACTTGGCTCGCCATTGGACATCATAAAGCCTGCTGGTCCTTTTACAAATTCAATCGATTCTACAAAGCTCATATCTTCATTAAGTGGCCCCCAATTGGACGTAATGTTCATGCCGTTTCTGAAGGCACCAGCACGAGATCCCCGCATGTTTACCCTAGCGTACAAGTTACCCCAGTGCTCTAGGCGGGTAGCGCCACTCACGTTTCTCAACACACCATCACTCATGTCTATAATTTGCTGATCCTCAAGTGACTGAGCGGTAATCACCTGGATATTCTGCGGCACTTCGATCAATTCTTCGTTTAGACGAAGGCTCCCTGACGGTTCATCGACCTTATATTCACTCCTGTCTCCAGTCACGGTCACTTCTCCAAGCTCTGATTCACGTTCCTGCAATACCACTGTGCCAATATTAGTGGTCTGGCCACTTCGCACGGTTATACGCTTGTTTACGGTATGATATCCAATTTCTGAAATGATTAAAGTATAATTTCCTTCAGGGGCATTGAATTCAAATGCTCCTTCTTCGTCAGATGCTACCCCAAAATTGGTTCCTTTTAGGATCACGGAAGCATATGATAGTGCTTCTCCTGCCTCATTCTTGACATTCCCGGCAATCTTCCCTGTGGATTCGGCCATGGTAATATTACCTATCGCCACTAAAACCAGTATTAGTAAAATTTTCTTCATTGATTTTATTTAGATTGATTTTAATTAAGAGCAAAAGTAAGCTGCAAAACCGTAACATCTAAATTATTTAGAATGATTTTAAATCTATTTTATCAATCATTCTAAAAAAATGATTGATGCTAACTATAGGACACATCAGCATCAAAACCTAAAATTTCCGGGAACCCGCTATGCTGCACTCCCCCTTTTTAACCTCAGTTCGATTATAAAATCGTCACTGCGAGGCTTAGAGGGAGATATGAGGGTTGGAAAAGGGTTTGCAATGACGCTTTTAATACTAAAATTATGTCGAGCTCAGGTTTTTAAGTACATAAAACCAGAAAACTTTTCTTCCACTCGTCTTGATCCAAAAAAAGCCAGTCCACTACAGCAGACCGGCTTTTTCCTTAATCTTAAACCATTAACTTCCTCAATTCCTCTCCTACTCCTTTATCACCTTATGCACTGTCCGTAATCCGGACTGGTTGATATATATAAAGTAGATGCCAGCTGCATAACTGCTGATGTCCCAATCAGAGGTGGACTCCTTCAGGGTCCTGGTGACCATCAACACGCCATTCGCATCATAAATTCTCACTTCGACAGGCTTTTCTGCTGAGGCAGCTACTTCCATTTGAAGTTTTCCTTGGGTAGGATTAGGGAATACGTTTACTGAGGTAGGTTCTGCCGATTGGTCTTCCCTATTGGAATTTTCTTCATTGGCAATCGTAGTCCTTTGCGCAGCAGAGGCATCATTTGCACTATCGGGGGCTACCCCAAACAACAGCCTTCCATTATAGTAAACTGCCATTTGCTCTTGTCGGATCCACCCGCTTTCGGTATGATTCGAATAATCGTTTGCCTGATCAAAATCCACCCAATCCGACTTCGTTATCCTTACTTTTAGTTCCTCGGTTTCACTCAATGGAGCTAACTGGCCTAGTGAGGCGTCAAAGGTAATATCCACATAATGGTCGGCGGTGGCAGTGGGTGCGCCAATTTTCATAAAAGTGCCTTGCAAGTTGTCCTTCCCTAGTGCTGCATAATCCTTCCAAAACTTCAGGTCTCCACCACCGTCTTTGGTAAACCAATAGCGAATATGAAGACCTTCATAATCCAACGGTACATTTCCGGTGTTTATAAGGTTAAACTCCTTCTTAATGGTATTGTCATTGGAAGCATTATTTCTGGCCATGACCACTACGGCTTGTTCCAAGGCAACGGGCTGGGGCTCTTCTCCCCAAATCAGCTTGCCGTCTGCATATAAGGTGATCTTATCATGCACGATATAGCTGGAGGCAGCTGACATGGAATAGTCGTTGGTCTCCTCCATAGCTGACCAGTCAGCATCATGGATGGCAGATTTGATCTCTCCTGAATTACCATCACTTGCTATTACATTTCCCTCTGCAAAACCATATTCCACATACCCAAAAGCATTTTCCCTAGGCTCATCGAGCATGACATATGCCATGGTTACTTCCTCATTGCCCATGCTGGCATAATCTACCCTCGTTTGGATATCGGTTAGCTGTTCTGCTGTCAGCCAATATCGGGCTGTAATATTTCCCAAATCAACAGCCATCGTATCCTTATTCACTAATGTTAGATATGGCTTTATTTGGCTATTGGAAGCAGTAGCAACATCACCGTTTTTATAATGTACTTCGAGTTTTGGAAAGGCATGGTATAGGGCAGCGATTTCAGTTTCATCCAGGGCATAATTATATAGCCTTACATCATCCATCAAGTCGCGGTATGGTTTGTTTTCATCCGAATTCCCCAACCGTAATGGACTGGATTTTCCTATTTTACCCGTGGAATAACCCGTTTCTGCTGTCCTCTCACCATTGAAATAAAACCTGATTTCGCCTTCGTCTTTGTCCCTTATGGCTACCAAGTGCACCCACTCATCCGTGAAGAGCGGATGGGAAGTGCTATTGCCTACTGAAGTAGTCACGGTCGTCTTGGTGCGATCGTCGTCAATCCCGAAAGTCAACCGACCATCTCGAAGTTGAATACCGTACCAATTATCCGAAAAACTGCCCTTATGGATCAAATAACAATCTTTTCCCTCTCCATACCGATAAGTATCTTCTGCGATTTTTACCCACATGGAGATGGTAAAGGAACTCTCGTCAAACAGCAGGTGATCATCATGTGGAATGTCAATAGAGGCCGTCGCAGATGGCGTATCAAATAAATAAGCCTGTCCGAA
It encodes:
- a CDS encoding sulfatase-like hydrolase/transferase, yielding MIRIPKMRISLLFFFVAFIWNLPAKGQSDSQPNIIFILVDDLGYGDIGVFFQNERKSLNDRSEPWIMTPQLDKMAMQGAMMTDHYAAAPVCAPSRASILMGVNQGHAHVRDNQFDKEIGKNHTMAEVLRSARYTTVAVGKWGLQGKGEGPDWPTHPLKVGFDQYFGYIRHRDGHEHYPVEGVYRGSKEVYQNYETVQGLDKCYTGDLFTAKAKDFIIKHQAKDSQQPFFMYLAYDTPHAVLELPTQDYPAGGGLNGGIQWLGNAGKMINTASGEVDSFVYPEFANATYDHDKNEATPEVAWPDTYKRYATVNRRIDDQVGDLMQLLEDLEISENTLVVFTSDNGPSRESYLPEEYVAYTPEFFNNFAHFDGIKRDVYEGGLRTATIAHWPIHIKAGTVVNSPSISYDWMATFADAAGAPVPVRTDGVSLLPSLTGKGKQEPSQVYVEYAQGGKIPKYAEFLESHQGKLRGQMQMIRQGEMVGVRYNIQGQEDDFELYDVTKDPQQGTDLSSDREALQASFKAAALRLRVADAQAPRPYDEALVPSLEIRKPKKGLIAKTYDINSPWIPKLSQKAIANKKVNRLAVQEAPAKGNLVMWQGYLDVPEDGKYTFSANRGESHFFMRIHDISVLDGNYATDHSPIGSVQLEKGLHPVKIYYLKETQTPSLELFWTDQEGNKEEVPAGAWYR
- a CDS encoding ATP-binding protein, which translates into the protein MSEKNFNQQNKTDKLKLLSLVSHEIRTPLHGIIGLTEQLQDTPLSEDQKSLVDHLIHTERILMNLINDVLDYSKLKSSAFDIRLKPASIPTILDELKTLFAPLAAQKSLDLEVSVDVDPGYVRVDILRLKQVLSNLINNALKFTDAGYIRLKCQQITSPKEKELPTYRFTVEDSGSGIPKGKESSIFEAYGHSSKVNNQNGTGLGLTISNMILNNLDSELQLSRPPAPGTGAIFYFDLVLEPTETVPNTEKKQLTHQFGGKRALLVDDDPLVQKITANMLEKEDISVKTSSSFKNAINILSQLQPELVFIDLVLGENDGGELLRHLKEEGIYSGLSVCMTASENSKGEILKLGFDAVLRKPFNRRALARVLSELSK
- a CDS encoding DUF4198 domain-containing protein; this encodes MKTKFSLLFVLALFANLGCAMAHALWIETETSGKKGQEQQVKIYYGEYGEGMIEKVEDWYSDVKDFELWLIDPQGNKTQLETTASAAFFTASFTPNMDGVYRLQVGHSAKDLGGEYVYQFNTATQVWVGKAKETTLEGPKTDLALVMTSPDKGGLKNPLHFKVLFKGEAKEGVTVAVDGPTGWSKEYTTDANGEIEVETPWKGQYIVEAVDTEETSGEHFGAPYEFIWRCATQSIKK
- a CDS encoding DUF6686 family protein, producing MNYCNPEVIMMKDNFILTRCEHCGRIGLMYGQCMLSFSKVDFRGFCRYIEDLTFESDHSPFYDEVDRIVIETYHMDIQFTLKEEEFYRLKGSLNEAQMQLQIDDLLRK
- a CDS encoding TonB-dependent receptor encodes the protein MKKILLILVLVAIGNITMAESTGKIAGNVKNEAGEALSYASVILKGTNFGVASDEEGAFEFNAPEGNYTLIISEIGYHTVNKRITVRSGQTTNIGTVVLQERESELGEVTVTGDRSEYKVDEPSGSLRLNEELIEVPQNIQVITAQSLEDQQIIDMSDGVLRNVSGATRLEHWGNLYARVNMRGSRAGAFRNGMNITSNWGPLNEDMSFVESIEFVKGPAGFMMSNGEPSGIYNVVTKKPTGVTRGEVNLTTGSFDLYRGTLDLDGQLSQDGKLLYRLNVMGQTQNSFQDYTFTDRYSVAPVVSYQLDEKTKLTLEYIYQHVNMSNVGAAYVFSTEGYGIYDQSFTIAEPGLDPTVIDDHNITANLQHQINENWKVTAQLSHFNYQQEGASMWLNAVDDDANLLRYVSIWDALNQNTFGQVFVNGEVETGAVNHRILAGFDMGTKEYIADWNQSHQLDSANGGFFNMNNPVYGAPVNGLPQFDRSRSLRQRANTTSITQSYSGFYVQDELGFFDNALRLTLAGRYTYVTQSSYGAVDEDSKVTPRVGLSYSIDDNTSAYALYDKTFVPQTGLTITGEPVDPLSGNNVEFGLKRNFFNGKWSTGLSLYRIFKNNQMVSDPENPTSQLSYLTQTTTQGVEFDARGEILPGFVVTANYAYTDSEITEDGRPEQFSQVGNPVSGFSKHVANAWLTYSIQNGALEGFGLSAGFTFMGDRSTWTWAAENQLSLPNYFKLDGGLSWQNDNLTIRANVFNLLNEYLYSGSAYATYYYYQAEAPRNARLSVGFKF